A DNA window from Sulfitobacter noctilucicola contains the following coding sequences:
- a CDS encoding aldo/keto reductase — MKRNKLGGSQLEVSELCLGSMTWGTQNSAEEAHDQIDRALEAGIDFIDTAEMYPVNPISAETVGRTERIIGLWFERGARREDVVLATKHSGAGMEHVREGAPISSDTIGETVEGSLRRLQTDYIDLYQFHWPNRGSYMFRKNWTYDPSDQNRADTIAHMEDTLGALQAEVKRGTIRYFGLSNESAWGMAQWADVARRVGGPKPITVQNEYSLMCRMADTDVAEACINEQIDMFAFSPLATGLLTGKYQDGAVPEGSRMALNDDLGGRKGPRAFEAVDAYLKVAKDHGLNPVHMALAWCCQRPFMGSVIFGATRMDQLETAIAAADVTLDEDVLTALDEVNRAHPMPY, encoded by the coding sequence ATGAAGCGTAACAAATTGGGTGGCAGCCAGCTTGAGGTGTCAGAGCTTTGTCTGGGGTCGATGACATGGGGCACGCAGAACTCCGCCGAAGAGGCGCATGACCAGATCGACCGCGCGCTGGAGGCGGGAATTGATTTCATAGACACCGCCGAGATGTATCCCGTGAACCCGATCAGCGCTGAAACTGTCGGCCGCACGGAGCGTATCATCGGCCTTTGGTTCGAACGCGGCGCGCGGCGTGAGGATGTCGTGTTGGCAACCAAACACTCAGGCGCAGGAATGGAACATGTGCGCGAGGGCGCGCCGATTTCTTCTGACACCATCGGCGAGACGGTTGAAGGATCGCTCAGACGGCTTCAGACAGACTATATCGACCTCTACCAGTTTCATTGGCCAAACCGCGGCAGCTATATGTTCCGCAAGAACTGGACCTATGATCCGTCCGATCAAAACCGCGCTGATACAATTGCCCACATGGAAGACACGTTGGGTGCACTGCAAGCAGAAGTCAAACGCGGCACGATCCGCTATTTCGGGCTGAGCAACGAAAGCGCTTGGGGGATGGCACAATGGGCTGATGTCGCCCGTCGGGTAGGCGGGCCTAAACCGATCACGGTGCAGAATGAATATTCTTTGATGTGCCGGATGGCGGACACGGATGTCGCAGAAGCCTGCATCAATGAACAGATTGATATGTTTGCATTCTCACCGCTCGCGACCGGGCTTTTGACGGGCAAGTATCAAGACGGTGCCGTGCCGGAAGGGTCTCGCATGGCCCTGAATGACGACCTTGGCGGGCGCAAAGGCCCTCGCGCATTTGAGGCGGTGGATGCCTATCTCAAGGTTGCCAAGGATCACGGTCTGAACCCGGTGCACATGGCGCTGGCGTGGTGTTGTCAGCGGCCTTTCATGGGGTCGGTTATCTTTGGCGCGACACGTATGGACCAGCTGGAAACAGCCATTGCCGCCGCTGATGTGACACTGGACGAAGACGTGCTGACCGCTCTTGATGAGGTCAACCGTGCGCATCCAATGCCATACTAA
- a CDS encoding 3-keto-5-aminohexanoate cleavage protein, producing MPLSMNRDVFITCAVTGSGSTQDRSAHVPRSPEQIATSAIAAAKAGAAVVHCHVRDPETGQPSRDLRLYREVTERIRDSETDVVLNLTAGMGGDIVFGGTENPMQLSQQGTDMIGASERVAHVADCLPEICTLDCGTMNFAEADYVMTNTPGMLTAMGRMMTELGVKPEIEAFDTGHLWYAKQLVKDGVLDSPALVQLCMGVPWGAPDDLNTFMAMVNNVPDDWTFSAFGLGRNQMAYVAASVLAGGHVRVGLEDNLWLDKGVLAENWQLVERAGTIIENMGARVIGPAEVREKLGLQKRAPK from the coding sequence ATGCCTCTTTCGATGAACCGCGACGTCTTTATCACTTGCGCCGTCACCGGCTCCGGCAGCACGCAGGACCGATCTGCGCATGTGCCGCGCTCGCCCGAACAGATTGCGACAAGCGCCATTGCGGCCGCAAAAGCGGGGGCTGCAGTTGTGCACTGTCATGTGCGTGATCCAGAGACCGGCCAGCCCAGCCGCGATCTGCGCCTTTACCGAGAAGTGACGGAACGCATCCGCGACAGCGAAACAGATGTGGTGCTGAACCTTACCGCCGGTATGGGTGGAGACATCGTTTTCGGCGGCACGGAAAATCCGATGCAGTTAAGCCAGCAAGGCACCGATATGATTGGCGCGTCCGAGCGGGTCGCCCATGTTGCCGACTGCCTGCCGGAGATTTGCACGCTTGACTGTGGCACGATGAATTTCGCCGAAGCCGATTATGTCATGACCAACACCCCCGGCATGTTGACCGCCATGGGACGGATGATGACAGAATTGGGCGTTAAACCGGAAATAGAAGCTTTTGATACGGGCCATTTATGGTATGCAAAACAGCTGGTTAAGGACGGCGTGCTGGACAGTCCTGCTTTGGTGCAACTGTGCATGGGGGTGCCTTGGGGGGCGCCGGATGATCTGAATACTTTTATGGCGATGGTCAACAATGTGCCGGATGACTGGACGTTCTCCGCCTTCGGTTTGGGGCGCAACCAGATGGCTTATGTCGCGGCCAGCGTTCTGGCGGGCGGCCATGTACGCGTAGGGCTGGAGGATAACCTCTGGCTGGACAAAGGTGTGTTGGCTGAAAACTGGCAGTTGGTCGAGCGCGCGGGCACCATCATCGAAAACATGGGCGCACGTGTGATCGGAC